TGAATTGGCTTTCCCAATCGCCGCTGCCGGATTCGCTAGTAGCCGTTTCGGCGTGGCTGTGGCTCAACTCGGGAGGCAGGTCTTCGATATGGATTTCGCGCCCGGATGCCATTACCGTCAGCCAACGGCAAATGTTTTCCAACTGGCGCACGTTGCCCGGCCAGCGCAAGGTGCTGAGGAAGGCCTCGGTATCGGGTTTTAACACCTTGATTTCGGTGTTCAATTCTTTCGCGCTTTGGTACAGGTAATGCCGCATCAGCAAACCGATGTCCTGCCGCCGCTCGCGCAACGGCGGAATATGGATGCGGATCACGTTCAAGCGGTGAAATAAATCTTCCCTGAACCGGCCTTGGGCGACCAGCGCCTCCAAATCCTGGTGAGTGGCGGCAATGATGCGGACGTTGACCTTGACCGAAGTATGCGCGCCGACCGGATAAAATTCATTGTCCGCCAGCACCCGCAATAATCGGGTTTGCAATTCGGCCGGCATGTCGCCGATTTCGTCCAGAAACAGCGTGCCGTTGTTGGCTTGTTCGAAGCGGCCGATGCGGCGGGCTTGGGCGCCGGTAAACGCGCCTTTTTCATGGCCGAACAGTTCGGACTCCATCAAATCTTTCGGAATCGCCGCCATGTTCAATGCAATGAAAGGCTGGTCGGCGCGCGGGCTATGCCGGTGCAGAGCTTTCGCCACCAGTTCCTTGCCGGTGCCGGATTCGCCGTTGATCAGGACGGTAATGTGGGAACGGGCCAGGCGGCCGATGGCGCGAAACACTTCTTGCATCGCCGGTGCTTCGCCGATGATTTCCGGCGTCTCCTGCACCCGGTCCTGTTCCTGGGCGCTATCGCTGTGGCGTTGCCGGCTGTGGGCGCAGGCGCGCTGTACCGTTTCGACGACTTCGGTGACATCGAACGGTTTGGGCAGGTATTCGAAAGCGCCGCCGTGAAATGCCGAAACTGCGCTCTCCAAGTCCGAGTGCGCGGTCATAACGATGACCGGCAGCTCGGGATAACTGTTTTGTATGTTGCGCAGCAATTCGAAACCGTCCATGCCCGGCATGCGGATGTCGGTAATTAGCACGTGCGGCAAACCCTGGGGCAGCGATTTTAACAATTCGCCGGCATTGGAGAAGCTCTGGGTACTGGCTCCGGCTTTCTGCAGGGCTTTTTCAAGTACCCAGCGGATGGATTTGTCATCATCGACAATCCAGACCTTGTCAGGAATTTGCATGATTTTTCTCCAAAGGTAGGTAGATGGAAAACACGGTGTGGCCGGGTTCGCTTTCGCATTCGATCAGGCCGTTATGCTGGTTGATCAAGGATTGCGCGATCGACAGGCCCAGCCCGGTTCCTTCGGCGCGGCCGGTGATCATCGGGTAAAAAATTTGTCCCATCAGCTCGGGTTTGATGCCGGGGCCATTGTCGATGATGTCTATTTTTACCGTCAGCCGGTAACGTTTGCGGCCTATCGTCATATGCCGTTGCACCCGTGTTTTGATCGTAATCCGGCCGTCGTTCTGCAAGGCCTGCACCGCATTGCGGACGATGTTCAACAACGCCTGAATCAATTGGTTTTTGTCGGCGAAAATCTCCGGAATACTCGGATCGTAGTTGGTTTGCAGTACGATGCCTTTGGTCGATTCCGCCGCCACCAGATGGCGGACGCGTTCCAGCACTTCGTGAATATTCAGCAAGCTTTTATTGGCCGGCTTGTTCGGGCCCAGCATTTTGTCCATCAGATCCTGCAAACGGTCGGACTCGGCGATGATGATTTGGGTGTATTCCTTCAGTTCCGGGTCTTGCAATTCCAAATCCAGCAATTGCGCCGCACCGCGGAGGCCGCCGAGCGGATTCTTGATTTCATGGGCCAAACCGCGCACCAGCATCCGGCTGGTGTTTTGCTGGGCCAGCAATTGCTCTTCCTTGGTAATACGCAAATGCCGGTCCACCTGTTGCAGCTCTATCAATATCTCGCTGAGTTCACCCTCTTCCAGCAACGGCGTTGCGCTCAGATTCACGGTAATCGACTGGTTGAGCCGCTCTAGGATCAGTTCTCTATCGACCAGAGGCTCCAGCATATACAAGCGCGGCAGTAATTCATTAAATAGACTGTTGTGTGCGGTTTTGAATAATTTGTGCGCGGTATGGCCAAGCAAATGCTTGGCGCTGTCCGCCAACAGCATCTCGCCCGCCGGGTTAATGTAGATCAGCCGCAAATCCTTATCGAATAGCAGGATTGCTTCGTTTAAGTGGTCGAGTATTTTTTTGTGCACTGGAAACGGATATCCTTAAAAGTCCTGACCAATTAAAGCAATATGTACGCCAACGCTCTGAATCTTAAGCCTGGCGCGCCTTTTCAGGTAAAGTGCTCGATGAGCCTGCTATTTTAGTGCATATGCTGGAGCAATAGCACCATAATGGTGCGCTCAGCTGGTGCTTGCCGATTCGTCTAGCACCGGCTCGTCGGTGCGGCGGAAATTTTTTTGGGCAGATACTGGACCGCTCAGGGTTCGGCAAACATCAGCTCGATGCAGGTTTAGGCCGAGCGCCGATTGGCCTTGTCGGTCTTGTTCTTAGGGCTGCGTGCGATAGGGTTAATCGAGGTGCGGCAGGAGCGGCATCCTCCATTAGATTGTTCGTTTGTTTGGAATCAGGGCAGGTAGTCGATGGTCAGTGGCGCGTGGTCGCTGAAACGCTGTTGCTTGTAGATTTGCGCGGCCGTCGCTTTGCCGCCGATTCCCGGTGTGGCGATTTGGTAATCGATGCGCCATCCCACATTCTTGGCCCAAGCCTGGCCGCGGTTGCTCCACCAAGTGTAACAGTCGTCGGTGGCCTCGGGATGCAAATAACGGTAAGTGTCCACCCAGCCCAATTCGTCCAGCACCCGCGTCATCCAGGCCCGTTCTTCCGGCAAAAAGCCGGAATTCTTTTGATTGCCGCGCCAGTTTTTCAGATCGGCCGGCCGATGCGCAATATTCCAGTCGCCGCAAACCACAACCTCGCGGCCGCTGCCGATTAGCTCTGCCAAATGCGGGAAAAATCGCTCCATCACGCTGAATTTGATCGCCTGGCGTTCTTCGCCGCTGGACCCGGACGGCAGGTACAGCGAGACGATAGACAAGTTGCCGACCCGGATCTCCAAATAACGGCCTTCGCTGTCGATATCGGCGTATCCCAGGCCTTCGATAACGGCATCGGCCGGCGTTTTGCTATAAATGCCGACGCCGCTGTAGCCTTTTTTCTCGGCGTAATGGAAGTAGCCGTGCAGGCCGTCCGGATTCAGCATCTGGGCAGTTAGGTCGGCGGCTTGAGCTTTCAGTTCCTGCAGGCAAACGAAATCGGCATTCTGGTTGCTAAGCCATTGGTAAAAACCTTTATTAGCTGCGGAACGGATGCCGTTCAGGTTGGCGGAAATAATGCGGAGCATGGCAGTTTGGGGATGGGGGCGGCGAGAGGCATAAAAAACCCCGCGAAGCCTTGAAGCTTGCGGGGTTCTGGGAAGGTGCGGGACTGTGTGGAACAGCCCTACAACTTACAGGCTGTAGTACATGTCCAACTCAACCGGGTGAGTGCTCATGCGCAGGCGGGTAACATCCTGTTTTTTCAGCTCGATGTAGCCGTCGATCACGTCGTCGGTGAATACACCGCCGCGGGTCAAGAACTCGCGGTCTTTGTCCAGTGCATCCAGCGCTTCGTCCAGAGAGAACGCGACTTGTGGGATGGCTTTTTCTTCTTCCGGTGGCAGATCGTACAAATCTTTGTCCATCGCATCGCCCGGATGGATTTTGTTTTGGATGCCGTCCAAGCCCGCCATCAGCATTGCGGAGAATGCCAGATATGGGTTAGCGGTTGAGTCCGGGAAACGCACTTCGATACGGCGGCCTTTCGGATTGTTGACGTAAGGAATGCGGATGGAGGCAGAGCGGTTACGCGCTGAGTATGCCAGCATCACAGGCGCTTCGAAGCCGGGAACCAGACGTTTGTAGCTGTTGGTTGAGGCGTTGGTGATTGCGTTCAGGGCTTTGGCGTGTTTGATGATGCCGCCGATGTAGTACAGCGCGGTTTCTGACAGGCCGCCGTACAGATTGCCGGTGAACAGGTTGACGCCGCCTTTAGCCAGAGATTGGTGGACGTGCATGCCGCTGCCGTTGTCGCCTACCAGCGGTTTAGGCATGAAAGTCGCGGTTTTACCGTAAGCATGGGCGATGTTGGCGATGACGTATTTCAGTTCCAATACTTCGTCGGCTTTTTTAACCAAAGTGTTGAATTTAGAACCGATTTCGCATTGGCCGGCGGTCGCCACTTCGTGGTGGTGAACTTCGACGGTTTGACCCATTTCTTCCAGAACCAAGCACATCGCGGAGCGCATGTCCTGGAAGGAATCGACTGGCGGGACGGGGAAGTAACCGCCTTTAATGCCTGGACGGTGGCCGATGTTGCCGTTTTCGTAGACTTTTTCCGAGTTCCAGCCGGCTTCTTCGGAGTCGATTTGGTATGAGCAGCCGCCCATGCCGGCGCTCCAGCGCACGTCGTCGAAAATGAAGAATTCGTTTTCCGGTCCGAACAACGCGGTGTCGGCGATACCGGTGGATTGCATGTAAGCTTCGGCGCGTTTGGCGATAGAGCGCGGGTCGCGAACATAGCCTTGCATGTCTTTCGGTTCGATGATGTCGCAGCGCAAGATCAGGGTTTTATCGTCGAAAAACGGATCGATTTTGGCGGTGCTGGGGTCCGGCATCAGAATCATGTCGGATTCGTTAATGTGTTTCCAACCGGCGATCGACGAACCGTCGAACATGTTGCCTTCTTCGAAGGTGTCTTCGTCGATGGTATGCGCAGGGAAGGTGACGTGTTGTTCCTTGCCGCGGGTATCGCAGAAGCGGAAATCGACGAATTTGACGTCGTTTTCTTGGATGAGTTTAAGAACGTGATCTACTGACATCGGCCAAAATCTCCTAGTGGATGGTTATTGTTTTAGGGTTAAAAACACCGGCAGTTACGATAGCATCAATTGCTAGCAAGGGCCAGAAAAATCAAAGCTTCCAGGGTGCCTAACCCACCCTGGAAGCGCGTTAAAACCCGCCTGTCCGGCTTAGAAAGTCACGACCACGTCTGCGGTAAACAGGAACTGGCTTTGGCGGGTGCCGTTGTCGAACGCTCTGGCGCCATCAGTGATGTCGTAGCGAACGTTCGGACGCAAGTTCAACCACTTGGCAGGTTTATAGCTGACGCCGGCGGTAATGCCGTAGTAGCTGGAGGTCAGGTCGTTGTCGGCCGTGTAGGCGCTCCATGCTGCGGTATCGCAGGCATAGTTGCCGTTGATGGTGCCTTGTTCCGCGGTTTGCGCGGCAAAGCAGCGGCCGGGGCCGCCGACTCTCAGGCCGTTGTGGTCTCTGAACCACTCGGCACGCAGGCCGGCCGAGAATTTATCCGTCACATCGTAAATCAGGTATTGGTTCAGGCCGTACCACTCGCCGGTTACTCCCGCGGTCGGCGCGTTTTCGGCGAAACCGTGGTCGTGTTGCATGATGAAATGCAATTTATCGGTAAAGTTGTGTTTGCCGACCACGCTGTACATGGCCCAGGACGAATTATTGCCTTCCGCAGTCTTGCCGGCGGTGGACGTCACTGCCAAAGAGGTTCCGGCATCGTCGCTGGTCCAGGTCACGCCACCCAGGAACGACCAGTTGCCGAGTTGGCGGTCCCAGTTACCGTCCCAGCCGCCGCTATTGCTGCCGGTGACTGCGCCGGCCGAGACGCTCCAATTCGGGTTGAAGGCGTAGCTTGCCAATACCCCGGTGTGGGTGAACGGCTCGCCGTATTGCATGGTGTACGGTTTGGTAATGAAGAAGTTGTCCGGTGCGGTGACGACTTCGTAGCCGATGATGGTGTAGAAGTGGCCGATTTTGACGTCGATGCCGTTACCGATAGGCAGGTTGAGTTCGGCGTAAGCCTGCGGCAGAGCCAAGCCGTAGAAGCGTTCGCCATGCCCGCTCAGATTCAGGTCCCAACTGCC
Above is a window of Methylomonas koyamae DNA encoding:
- the ntrC gene encoding nitrogen regulation protein NR(I), which translates into the protein MQIPDKVWIVDDDKSIRWVLEKALQKAGASTQSFSNAGELLKSLPQGLPHVLITDIRMPGMDGFELLRNIQNSYPELPVIVMTAHSDLESAVSAFHGGAFEYLPKPFDVTEVVETVQRACAHSRQRHSDSAQEQDRVQETPEIIGEAPAMQEVFRAIGRLARSHITVLINGESGTGKELVAKALHRHSPRADQPFIALNMAAIPKDLMESELFGHEKGAFTGAQARRIGRFEQANNGTLFLDEIGDMPAELQTRLLRVLADNEFYPVGAHTSVKVNVRIIAATHQDLEALVAQGRFREDLFHRLNVIRIHIPPLRERRQDIGLLMRHYLYQSAKELNTEIKVLKPDTEAFLSTLRWPGNVRQLENICRWLTVMASGREIHIEDLPPELSHSHAETATSESGSGDWESQFKTWIKQQLTSGKVDIAKHAIPSVETLLIEAALNHTHGRKHEAALLLGYGRNTLTRKIKELDIKE
- the glnL gene encoding nitrogen regulation protein NR(II), whose amino-acid sequence is MHKKILDHLNEAILLFDKDLRLIYINPAGEMLLADSAKHLLGHTAHKLFKTAHNSLFNELLPRLYMLEPLVDRELILERLNQSITVNLSATPLLEEGELSEILIELQQVDRHLRITKEEQLLAQQNTSRMLVRGLAHEIKNPLGGLRGAAQLLDLELQDPELKEYTQIIIAESDRLQDLMDKMLGPNKPANKSLLNIHEVLERVRHLVAAESTKGIVLQTNYDPSIPEIFADKNQLIQALLNIVRNAVQALQNDGRITIKTRVQRHMTIGRKRYRLTVKIDIIDNGPGIKPELMGQIFYPMITGRAEGTGLGLSIAQSLINQHNGLIECESEPGHTVFSIYLPLEKNHANS
- a CDS encoding exodeoxyribonuclease III — translated: MLRIISANLNGIRSAANKGFYQWLSNQNADFVCLQELKAQAADLTAQMLNPDGLHGYFHYAEKKGYSGVGIYSKTPADAVIEGLGYADIDSEGRYLEIRVGNLSIVSLYLPSGSSGEERQAIKFSVMERFFPHLAELIGSGREVVVCGDWNIAHRPADLKNWRGNQKNSGFLPEERAWMTRVLDELGWVDTYRYLHPEATDDCYTWWSNRGQAWAKNVGWRIDYQIATPGIGGKATAAQIYKQQRFSDHAPLTIDYLP
- the glnA gene encoding glutamate--ammonia ligase, which encodes MSVDHVLKLIQENDVKFVDFRFCDTRGKEQHVTFPAHTIDEDTFEEGNMFDGSSIAGWKHINESDMILMPDPSTAKIDPFFDDKTLILRCDIIEPKDMQGYVRDPRSIAKRAEAYMQSTGIADTALFGPENEFFIFDDVRWSAGMGGCSYQIDSEEAGWNSEKVYENGNIGHRPGIKGGYFPVPPVDSFQDMRSAMCLVLEEMGQTVEVHHHEVATAGQCEIGSKFNTLVKKADEVLELKYVIANIAHAYGKTATFMPKPLVGDNGSGMHVHQSLAKGGVNLFTGNLYGGLSETALYYIGGIIKHAKALNAITNASTNSYKRLVPGFEAPVMLAYSARNRSASIRIPYVNNPKGRRIEVRFPDSTANPYLAFSAMLMAGLDGIQNKIHPGDAMDKDLYDLPPEEEKAIPQVAFSLDEALDALDKDREFLTRGGVFTDDVIDGYIELKKQDVTRLRMSTHPVELDMYYSL
- a CDS encoding porin, producing the protein MKKVFPSLTLGTRGSLAAVIALCCGSAVAETWSQASGLLGAAGIDPNETKFMQDHNLKLGGWLNSSVSANMNSNGDGFNGPVTFNDRTGELQLNQLYLYLQKAVNVSGDAFDIGGRFDIMYGTDAIFTQAYGTSWADIDRGSWDLNLSGHGERFYGLALPQAYAELNLPIGNGIDVKIGHFYTIIGYEVVTAPDNFFITKPYTMQYGEPFTHTGVLASYAFNPNWSVSAGAVTGSNSGGWDGNWDRQLGNWSFLGGVTWTSDDAGTSLAVTSTAGKTAEGNNSSWAMYSVVGKHNFTDKLHFIMQHDHGFAENAPTAGVTGEWYGLNQYLIYDVTDKFSAGLRAEWFRDHNGLRVGGPGRCFAAQTAEQGTINGNYACDTAAWSAYTADNDLTSSYYGITAGVSYKPAKWLNLRPNVRYDITDGARAFDNGTRQSQFLFTADVVVTF